The region TATCCTTGCGCACAGCGCGGCAAAGCCCGGCTATTATCGGCTTTTTTACCGCTTTAGCTATTTCCGCAACTGATATTAAATCTCCCGGCGAGGACATTGGGAAACCCGCTTCTATGACATCAACCCCAAGCTTTTCAAGCTGAAGGGCTATCTGTATTTTTTCATTTTTTGTAAGCGACGCGCCCGGTACCTGCTCGCCGTCCCTTAAGGTTGTGTCAAATATGATTACTTTATCCTGTGCCATCTTTTTTCTCCTTATATAACTTATATTTAGGCGGAAGAAAGCGCGGCTTTAAACCGCGCTTTCTTCCGGATATGAAATTATTATTTTGCTTTCTTTGCTGTCTTTTTCTTTCCTTCAATAAGCGATTTGTGTTTCCACGCCATCATCGCCCTTAACTTTGCTCCCACTTTTTCTATCTGGTGGTTGGCGTCTTTCTTAAGAAGCTTATTAAAGTTCGGTTTTCCCGCCCTGTATTCCGCCATCCATTCCCTTGCAAACTGGCCTGTCTGTATTTCAGTAAGGCATTTTTTCATCTCTTTCTTTGTTGCCGCGTTTACTATCCTTGGGCCGCGTGTAATGTCGCCGTATTTCGCGGTATCAGAGATTGAATACCTCATGTTTGCTATTCCGCCCTCATAAATTAAATCCACGATAAGCTTTGTTTCGTGAAGGCATTCAAAATACGCCATTTCAGGGGCATATCCCGCTTCCACAAGCGTTTCAAAACCCGCCATGATTAAAGAGCTGATGCCGCCGCAAAGCACAACCTGTTCGCCGAAAAGGTCTGTTTCGCACTCTTCTTTAAATGTTGTTTCAAGAACGCCCGCCCTTGTTCCGCCTATTGCCTTTGCGTAGGAAAGCGCTATCTTTCTGGCATTGCCCGTAAAATCCTGATAGATTGCGATAAGCGACGGAACGCCTTTTCCTTCCGTGTAAACCCTGCGAACCATG is a window of Candidatus Goldiibacteriota bacterium DNA encoding:
- the ilvC gene encoding ketol-acid reductoisomerase — encoded protein: MKTYYDKDADLKVLKGKKVAVIGYGSQGHAHSLNMKDSGIDVRVGLRKTSKHWAEAKKAGLKVVEIEQAAKEADVIMMLVPDQTQSEIYYAHIEKYLTEGKALAFAHGFSIHFKEIKAPKNVDIIMIAPKGPGHMVRRVYTEGKGVPSLIAIYQDFTGNARKIALSYAKAIGGTRAGVLETTFKEECETDLFGEQVVLCGGISSLIMAGFETLVEAGYAPEMAYFECLHETKLIVDLIYEGGIANMRYSISDTAKYGDITRGPRIVNAATKKEMKKCLTEIQTGQFAREWMAEYRAGKPNFNKLLKKDANHQIEKVGAKLRAMMAWKHKSLIEGKKKTAKKAK